Proteins co-encoded in one Camelus bactrianus isolate YW-2024 breed Bactrian camel chromosome 6, ASM4877302v1, whole genome shotgun sequence genomic window:
- the CDAN1 gene encoding codanin-1 isoform X2, protein MAAVLESLLREELSVAAAVRWIARSAQSSEDDPGEAAALSSLRPLRKEFVPFLLNFLREQSSRVLPQGPPTPAKAPGSSAALPGRPGGPPRGGRGARSQLFPPTEPSSAAAAEAPSARRGGRRRGLGPARERGGRGPGGLEEGVSGETPPWAGGRRPRSSGSPSSPILVRSDPPNLSNLEEFPPVGSVPPGSAGTKPSRRINPTPVSEERSLSKPKTCFTSPPINCVPSSQPAVLDTSPWGHGLPPGCRSLQEEREMLRKERSKQLRQSPTPVCPALESGYPHPSRTGNLTAEPADPVRVSSRQRLELVALVYSSCIAENLVPNLFLELFFVLQLLTARRMVAAKDSDLESSPGAVGSLESPLFQSVHDCVFFAVQVLEHQFHVLSHLDKGTLKLLAENERLLCFSPALQGRLRAAYEGSVAKVSLEMPPSAQAVSFQPETDNRANFSSDRAFHTFKKQRDVFYEVLREWEDRHEEPGWDFEKGLGSRIRTMMGHLSAAGSHSHFVRLFQKQLLQMCQSPGGAGGTVLGEAPGVLNMLGADKLGRLRRLQERLVAPQSSGGPCPPPTFPGCQGFFRDFILSASSFQFNQHLMDSLSLKIRELNGLALPQPEPSDEDGESDVDWQGERRQFAMVLLSLRLLAKFLGFVAFLPYRGPEPLPTRELQDSILALRSQVPPVLDVRALLQQGLRARRAVLTVPWLVEFLSLADHIVPMLDYYRSIFTLLLHLHRSLVLSKESEGEMCFLNKLLLLAVLGWLFQIPTVPEDLFFLEEGQLDAFEVDTVASEHGLDSMPVVDQHLLYTCCPYIGELRKLLASWVSGSSGRSGGFVRKITPTTTTGLGARPPRTTQGLQAQLAQAFFHNQPPSLRRTVEFVAERIGSNCVKHIKATLVADLVRQAESLLQEQLVTQGQEGGDPAQLLEILCSQLCPHGAQALTQGREFCQRKSPGAVRALLPEETPAAVLSSAENIAVGLATEKACAWLSANITALIRREVKAAVSRTLRAQGPEPAARGERRGCSRACEHHAPLPSHLISEIKDVLSLAVGPRDPDEGVSPEHLEQLLGQLGQTLRCRQFLCPPAEQHLAKCSVELASLLGMAPFYHITLLPDPPVLRVGYKQERKRSFLLLFLPGAGHVTPPPYLKAWLSSLPTVADQIPVLGPPAQHRLERGQARRLLLLLLSLWKDDFQVPVPLQLLLSPRNVGLLADTRPREWDLLLFLLRELVEKGLMGRMEIEACLGSLHEAQWPGDFSEELATLFRLFLAEPHVPEPQLRACELVQPNRGTVLAQS, encoded by the exons ATGGCGGCCGTTTTGGAGTCGCTGCTGCGAGAGGAGCTGTCGGTCGCAGCCGCCGTGCGGTGGATCGCGCGCAGCGCCCAGAGTTCGGAG GATGACCCCGGGGAGGCGGCCGCGTTGAGCTCACTTCGGCCACTGCGGAAGGAATTTGTGCCATTCCTGCTGAACTTCCTGAGGGAGCAGAGCAGCCGCGTCCTCCCGCAgggccccccaacccccgccaagGCCCCGGGCTCCTCGGCAGCCTTGCCAGGGAGGCCGGGGGGcccgccgcggggcggccgcggGGCGCGCAGCCAGCTCTTCCCTCCGACCGAGCCTTCGAGCGCTGCCGCCGCCGAGGCCCCTTCGGCCCGCCGTGGGGGCAGGAGGCGGGGCCTGGGGCCGGCCCGTGAGCGAGGAGGCCGCGGCCCCGGGGGCTTGGAGGAGGGAGTCAGTGGGGAGACCcctccctgggctgggggccgGAGGCCCAGGAGCTctggcagccccagcagccccatCCTCGTGCGCTCTGATCCGCCGAACCTCAGCAACCTGGAGGAGTTCCCTCCCGTAGGCTCGGTTCCCCCCGGCTCTGCAGG GACCAAGCCTTCACGCAGGATCAACCCAACTCCGGTGAGCGAAGAGCGGTCACTCTCCAAGCCCAAGACCTGCTTCACCTCACCCCCAATCAACTGTGTCCCCAGTTCCCAACCCGCAGTCCTGGACACTAGCCCTTGGGGCCATGGCCTTCCCCCAGGGTGCAGAAGTCTGCAAGAGGAGCGGGAGATGCTCAGGAAGGAGCG CTCCAAGCAGCTGCGGCAGTCACCTACTCCTGTCTGCCCCGCCCTAGAATCAGGGTATCCTCACCCCAGCCGAACAGGAAACCTCACAGCTGAACCTGCTGACCCTGTCAGAGTGTCTTCCCGCCAGCGCCTGGAGCTGGTAGCCCTTGTCTACTCTTCATGCATTGCAG agaACCTGGTACCAAACCTCTTTCTGGAGCTTTTCTTCGTCCTTCAGCTCCTTACTGCCCGGAGGATGGTGGCTGCCAAAGACAGTGACCTTGAATCAAGTCCAGGAGCCGTAG GTTCCCTGGAAAGCCCGCTGTTCCAGAGTGTCCATGATTGTGTCTTCTTTGCAGTGCAGGTTTTGGAGCATCAGTTTCA TGTGCTTTCCCACCTGGACAAAGGGACCTTGAAGCTGTTGGCTGAGAATGAGCGGCTACTGTGCTTCTCACCAGCTCTGCAAGGACGCCTCCGAGCTGCCTATGAGGGCAGTGTTGCGAAG gtctccctggagatgccacctTCTGCTCAAGCTGTCTCCTTTCAGCCAGAAACTGACAACCGTGCCAACTTCTCCAGTGATCGAGCTTTTCATACTTTTAAGAAACAGAG GGATGTGTTTTATGAGGTGCTTCGAGAGTGGGAAGATCGCCATGAGGAGCCTGGCTGGGATTTTGAGAAGGGCTTGGGCAGCAGGATCAG AACCATGATGGGTCACCTCTCTGCAGCCGGCAGCCACAGCCATTTTGTTCGACTTTTCCAAAAACAACTTCTCCAG ATGTGTCAGAGTCCTGGTGGTGCTGGGGGCACTGTCTTGGGTGAGGCTCCAGGTGTGTTAAATATGCTTGGAGCTGACAAGCTGGGGCGGTTGCGGCGCCTACAGGAACGGCTTGTGGCCCCTCAGAGCAGTGgggggccctgcccacccccaacctTCCCAGGCTGTCAGGGCTTCTTCAGGGACTTCATCTTGAGTGCCAGCAG CTTCCAGTTTAATCAGCATCTCATGGATAGTCTGAGTTTGAAGATCCGGGAGCTCAACGGCCTGGCCCTGCCTCAGCCTGAGCCTAGTGATGAAGATGGGGAGTCAGACGTGGACTGGCAG GGTGAACGGAGGCAGTTTGCTATGGTGCTGCTCAGCTTGAGGCTTCTGGCTAAATTCCTGGGCTTTGTGGCTTTCCTGCCGTACCGGGGGCCTGAACCACTGCCGACACGTGAGCTCCAGGACTCTATTCTGGCCCTGAGGAGCCAG GTGCCCCCGGTCCTGGATGTGCGGGCTCTGCTGCAGCAGGGGCTGCGGGCCCGTCGAGCCGTGCTCACGGTGCCCTGGCTAGTGGAGTTCCTTTCCCTCGCTGACCACATTGTCCCCATGCTGGACTACTACCGCAGCATCTTCACCCTCCTGCTGCACCTGCATCG GAGCTTGGTCTTGTCAAAGGAAAGTGAAGGGGAGATGTGTTTCCTGAACAAGCTGCTGCTGCTTGCTGTCCTGGGCTGGCTTTTCCAG ATTCCCACAGTCCCTGAGGACCTGTTCTTTCTGGAAGAGGGTCAGTTGGATGCCTTTGAGGTGGATACAGTAGCTTCAGAGCATGGCTTG GACAGCATGCCTGTGGTGGACCAGCACCTGCTCTACACCTGCTGCCCCTATATTG GAGAGCTCCGCAAACTGCTCGCTTCATGGGTGTCAGGCAGCAGTGGGCGGAGTGGGGGCTTTGTGAGGAAAAtcactcccaccaccaccaccggcCTGGGAGCCCGGCCTCCACGGACCACCCAGGGGCTGCAG GCACAGCTGGCTCAAGCCTTTTTCCACAACCAGCCACCCTCCCTGCGCAGGACTGTGGAGTTTGTGGCGGAGAGAATTGGCTCTAACTGTGTCAAACATATCAA GGCCACGCTGGTGGCAGATCTGGTGCGCCAGGCAGAGTCACTTCTTCAAGAACAGCTGGTGACACAGGGACAGGAAGGGGGAGATCCAGCCCAGCTGTTGGAGATCTTGTGTTCCCAGCTGTGCCCCCACGGGGCCCAGGCACTGACCCAGGGGCGGGA GTTCTGCCAAAGGAAGAGCCCTGGTGCTGTGCGGGCATTGCTTCCCGAGGAGACCCCGGCAGCT GTTCTGAGCAGCGCAGAGAACATTGCTGTGGGGCTTGCAACAGAGAAAGCCTGTGCTTGGTTGTCAGCCAACATCACAG CGCTGATCAGGAGGGAGGTGAAAGCGGCCGTGAGTCGCACGCTTCGAGCCCAGGGTCCTGAGCCGGCTGCCCGGGGGGAGCGGAGGGGCTGCTCCCGTGCCTGTGAGCAccatgctcccctcccctcccacctcatcTCCGAGATAAAA gatGTGCTCTCCCTGGCCGTGGGGCCCCGGGACCCTGATGAGGGAGTTTCCCCAGAGCATCTGGAGCAGCTCCTAGGACAGCTGGGCCAGACGCTGCGGTGCCGCCAG TTCCTGTGCCCACCTGCTGAGCAGCATCTGGCAAAGTGCTCTGTGGAGTTAGCATCCCTGCTTGGTATGGCTCCTTTTTATCACATCACTTTGTTGCCAGATCCCCCAGTTCTCAGGGTTGGGTACAAGCAAGAGAGAAAACGGAGCTTTCTTCTGCTCTTCCTCCCAGGGGCTGGCCATGTGACGCCGCCTCCATATCTTAAAGCTTGGCTTTCCTCTCTTCCCACAGTTGCAGATCAGATTCCTGTCCTAGGGCCCCCGGCACAGCACCGGCTGGAGAGAGGGCAGGCTCGAAggctcctgctcctgctgcttTCCCTGTGGAAGGATGACTTTCAGGTGCCCGTtccactgcagctgctgctgaGCCCAAGGAACGTGGGGCTTCTGGCAGACACTCGGCCAAGGGAG TGGGACCTGCTGCTGTTCTTGCTCCGGGAGCTGGTAGAGAAAGGTCTCATGGGACGGATGGAGATAGAGGCCTGCCTGGGCAGCCTTCATGAGGCCCAGTGGCCAGGG GATTTCTCTGAAGAATTAGCAACACTGTTCAGACTGTTTCTAGCTGAGCCCCATGTGCCAGAACCACAGCTAAGAGCTTGTGAGCTGGTGCAGCCAAACCGGGGGACTGTGCTGGCCCAGAGCTAG
- the CDAN1 gene encoding codanin-1 isoform X4 produces MAAVLESLLREELSVAAAVRWIARSAQSSEDDPGEAAALSSLRPLRKEFVPFLLNFLREQSSRVLPQGPPTPAKAPGSSAALPGRPGGPPRGGRGARSQLFPPTEPSSAAAAEAPSARRGGRRRGLGPARERGGRGPGGLEEGVSGETPPWAGGRRPRSSGSPSSPILVRSDPPNLSNLEEFPPVGSVPPGSAGTKPSRRINPTPVSEERSLSKPKTCFTSPPINCVPSSQPAVLDTSPWGHGLPPGCRSLQEEREMLRKERSKQLRQSPTPVCPALESGYPHPSRTGNLTAEPADPVRVSSRQRLELVALVYSSCIAENLVPNLFLELFFVLQLLTARRMVAAKDSDLESSPGAVGSLESPLFQSVHDCVFFAVQVLEHQFHVLSHLDKGTLKLLAENERLLCFSPALQGRLRAAYEGSVAKVSLEMPPSAQAVSFQPETDNRANFSSDRAFHTFKKQRDVFYEVLREWEDRHEEPGWDFEKGLGSRIRTMMGHLSAAGSHSHFVRLFQKQLLQMCQSPGGAGGTVLGEAPGVLNMLGADKLGRLRRLQERLVAPQSSGGPCPPPTFPGCQGFFRDFILSASSFQFNQHLMDSLSLKIRELNGLALPQPEPSDEDGESDVDWQGERRQFAMVLLSLRLLAKFLGFVAFLPYRGPEPLPTRELQDSILALRSQVPPVLDVRALLQQGLRARRAVLTVPWLVEFLSLADHIVPMLDYYRSIFTLLLHLHRSLVLSKESEGEMCFLNKLLLLAVLGWLFQIPTVPEDLFFLEEGQLDAFEVDTVASEHGLDSMPVVDQHLLYTCCPYIGELRKLLASWVSGSSGRSGGFVRKITPTTTTGLGARPPRTTQGLQAQLAQAFFHNQPPSLRRTVEFVAERIGSNCVKHIKATLVADLVRQAESLLQEQLVTQGQEGGDPAQLLEILCSQLCPHGAQALTQGREFCQRKSPGAVRALLPEETPAAVLSSAENIAVGLATEKACAWLSANITALIRREVKAAVSRTLRAQGPEPAARGERRGCSRACEHHAPLPSHLISEIKDVLSLAVGPRDPDEGVSPEHLEQLLGQLGQTLRCRQFLCPPAEQHLAKCSVELASLLVADQIPVLGPPAQHRLERGQARRLLLLLLSLWKDDFQVPVPLQLLLSPRNVGLLADTRPREWDLLLFLLRELVEKGLMGRMEIEACLGSLHEAQWPGDFSEELATLFRLFLAEPHVPEPQLRACELVQPNRGTVLAQS; encoded by the exons ATGGCGGCCGTTTTGGAGTCGCTGCTGCGAGAGGAGCTGTCGGTCGCAGCCGCCGTGCGGTGGATCGCGCGCAGCGCCCAGAGTTCGGAG GATGACCCCGGGGAGGCGGCCGCGTTGAGCTCACTTCGGCCACTGCGGAAGGAATTTGTGCCATTCCTGCTGAACTTCCTGAGGGAGCAGAGCAGCCGCGTCCTCCCGCAgggccccccaacccccgccaagGCCCCGGGCTCCTCGGCAGCCTTGCCAGGGAGGCCGGGGGGcccgccgcggggcggccgcggGGCGCGCAGCCAGCTCTTCCCTCCGACCGAGCCTTCGAGCGCTGCCGCCGCCGAGGCCCCTTCGGCCCGCCGTGGGGGCAGGAGGCGGGGCCTGGGGCCGGCCCGTGAGCGAGGAGGCCGCGGCCCCGGGGGCTTGGAGGAGGGAGTCAGTGGGGAGACCcctccctgggctgggggccgGAGGCCCAGGAGCTctggcagccccagcagccccatCCTCGTGCGCTCTGATCCGCCGAACCTCAGCAACCTGGAGGAGTTCCCTCCCGTAGGCTCGGTTCCCCCCGGCTCTGCAGG GACCAAGCCTTCACGCAGGATCAACCCAACTCCGGTGAGCGAAGAGCGGTCACTCTCCAAGCCCAAGACCTGCTTCACCTCACCCCCAATCAACTGTGTCCCCAGTTCCCAACCCGCAGTCCTGGACACTAGCCCTTGGGGCCATGGCCTTCCCCCAGGGTGCAGAAGTCTGCAAGAGGAGCGGGAGATGCTCAGGAAGGAGCG CTCCAAGCAGCTGCGGCAGTCACCTACTCCTGTCTGCCCCGCCCTAGAATCAGGGTATCCTCACCCCAGCCGAACAGGAAACCTCACAGCTGAACCTGCTGACCCTGTCAGAGTGTCTTCCCGCCAGCGCCTGGAGCTGGTAGCCCTTGTCTACTCTTCATGCATTGCAG agaACCTGGTACCAAACCTCTTTCTGGAGCTTTTCTTCGTCCTTCAGCTCCTTACTGCCCGGAGGATGGTGGCTGCCAAAGACAGTGACCTTGAATCAAGTCCAGGAGCCGTAG GTTCCCTGGAAAGCCCGCTGTTCCAGAGTGTCCATGATTGTGTCTTCTTTGCAGTGCAGGTTTTGGAGCATCAGTTTCA TGTGCTTTCCCACCTGGACAAAGGGACCTTGAAGCTGTTGGCTGAGAATGAGCGGCTACTGTGCTTCTCACCAGCTCTGCAAGGACGCCTCCGAGCTGCCTATGAGGGCAGTGTTGCGAAG gtctccctggagatgccacctTCTGCTCAAGCTGTCTCCTTTCAGCCAGAAACTGACAACCGTGCCAACTTCTCCAGTGATCGAGCTTTTCATACTTTTAAGAAACAGAG GGATGTGTTTTATGAGGTGCTTCGAGAGTGGGAAGATCGCCATGAGGAGCCTGGCTGGGATTTTGAGAAGGGCTTGGGCAGCAGGATCAG AACCATGATGGGTCACCTCTCTGCAGCCGGCAGCCACAGCCATTTTGTTCGACTTTTCCAAAAACAACTTCTCCAG ATGTGTCAGAGTCCTGGTGGTGCTGGGGGCACTGTCTTGGGTGAGGCTCCAGGTGTGTTAAATATGCTTGGAGCTGACAAGCTGGGGCGGTTGCGGCGCCTACAGGAACGGCTTGTGGCCCCTCAGAGCAGTGgggggccctgcccacccccaacctTCCCAGGCTGTCAGGGCTTCTTCAGGGACTTCATCTTGAGTGCCAGCAG CTTCCAGTTTAATCAGCATCTCATGGATAGTCTGAGTTTGAAGATCCGGGAGCTCAACGGCCTGGCCCTGCCTCAGCCTGAGCCTAGTGATGAAGATGGGGAGTCAGACGTGGACTGGCAG GGTGAACGGAGGCAGTTTGCTATGGTGCTGCTCAGCTTGAGGCTTCTGGCTAAATTCCTGGGCTTTGTGGCTTTCCTGCCGTACCGGGGGCCTGAACCACTGCCGACACGTGAGCTCCAGGACTCTATTCTGGCCCTGAGGAGCCAG GTGCCCCCGGTCCTGGATGTGCGGGCTCTGCTGCAGCAGGGGCTGCGGGCCCGTCGAGCCGTGCTCACGGTGCCCTGGCTAGTGGAGTTCCTTTCCCTCGCTGACCACATTGTCCCCATGCTGGACTACTACCGCAGCATCTTCACCCTCCTGCTGCACCTGCATCG GAGCTTGGTCTTGTCAAAGGAAAGTGAAGGGGAGATGTGTTTCCTGAACAAGCTGCTGCTGCTTGCTGTCCTGGGCTGGCTTTTCCAG ATTCCCACAGTCCCTGAGGACCTGTTCTTTCTGGAAGAGGGTCAGTTGGATGCCTTTGAGGTGGATACAGTAGCTTCAGAGCATGGCTTG GACAGCATGCCTGTGGTGGACCAGCACCTGCTCTACACCTGCTGCCCCTATATTG GAGAGCTCCGCAAACTGCTCGCTTCATGGGTGTCAGGCAGCAGTGGGCGGAGTGGGGGCTTTGTGAGGAAAAtcactcccaccaccaccaccggcCTGGGAGCCCGGCCTCCACGGACCACCCAGGGGCTGCAG GCACAGCTGGCTCAAGCCTTTTTCCACAACCAGCCACCCTCCCTGCGCAGGACTGTGGAGTTTGTGGCGGAGAGAATTGGCTCTAACTGTGTCAAACATATCAA GGCCACGCTGGTGGCAGATCTGGTGCGCCAGGCAGAGTCACTTCTTCAAGAACAGCTGGTGACACAGGGACAGGAAGGGGGAGATCCAGCCCAGCTGTTGGAGATCTTGTGTTCCCAGCTGTGCCCCCACGGGGCCCAGGCACTGACCCAGGGGCGGGA GTTCTGCCAAAGGAAGAGCCCTGGTGCTGTGCGGGCATTGCTTCCCGAGGAGACCCCGGCAGCT GTTCTGAGCAGCGCAGAGAACATTGCTGTGGGGCTTGCAACAGAGAAAGCCTGTGCTTGGTTGTCAGCCAACATCACAG CGCTGATCAGGAGGGAGGTGAAAGCGGCCGTGAGTCGCACGCTTCGAGCCCAGGGTCCTGAGCCGGCTGCCCGGGGGGAGCGGAGGGGCTGCTCCCGTGCCTGTGAGCAccatgctcccctcccctcccacctcatcTCCGAGATAAAA gatGTGCTCTCCCTGGCCGTGGGGCCCCGGGACCCTGATGAGGGAGTTTCCCCAGAGCATCTGGAGCAGCTCCTAGGACAGCTGGGCCAGACGCTGCGGTGCCGCCAG TTCCTGTGCCCACCTGCTGAGCAGCATCTGGCAAAGTGCTCTGTGGAGTTAGCATCCCTGCTTG TTGCAGATCAGATTCCTGTCCTAGGGCCCCCGGCACAGCACCGGCTGGAGAGAGGGCAGGCTCGAAggctcctgctcctgctgcttTCCCTGTGGAAGGATGACTTTCAGGTGCCCGTtccactgcagctgctgctgaGCCCAAGGAACGTGGGGCTTCTGGCAGACACTCGGCCAAGGGAG TGGGACCTGCTGCTGTTCTTGCTCCGGGAGCTGGTAGAGAAAGGTCTCATGGGACGGATGGAGATAGAGGCCTGCCTGGGCAGCCTTCATGAGGCCCAGTGGCCAGGG GATTTCTCTGAAGAATTAGCAACACTGTTCAGACTGTTTCTAGCTGAGCCCCATGTGCCAGAACCACAGCTAAGAGCTTGTGAGCTGGTGCAGCCAAACCGGGGGACTGTGCTGGCCCAGAGCTAG
- the CDAN1 gene encoding codanin-1 isoform X6: protein MLRKERSKQLRQSPTPVCPALESGYPHPSRTGNLTAEPADPVRVSSRQRLELVALVYSSCIAENLVPNLFLELFFVLQLLTARRMVAAKDSDLESSPGAVGSLESPLFQSVHDCVFFAVQVLEHQFHVLSHLDKGTLKLLAENERLLCFSPALQGRLRAAYEGSVAKVSLEMPPSAQAVSFQPETDNRANFSSDRAFHTFKKQRDVFYEVLREWEDRHEEPGWDFEKGLGSRIRTMMGHLSAAGSHSHFVRLFQKQLLQMCQSPGGAGGTVLGEAPGVLNMLGADKLGRLRRLQERLVAPQSSGGPCPPPTFPGCQGFFRDFILSASSFQFNQHLMDSLSLKIRELNGLALPQPEPSDEDGESDVDWQGERRQFAMVLLSLRLLAKFLGFVAFLPYRGPEPLPTRELQDSILALRSQVPPVLDVRALLQQGLRARRAVLTVPWLVEFLSLADHIVPMLDYYRSIFTLLLHLHRSLVLSKESEGEMCFLNKLLLLAVLGWLFQIPTVPEDLFFLEEGQLDAFEVDTVASEHGLDSMPVVDQHLLYTCCPYIGELRKLLASWVSGSSGRSGGFVRKITPTTTTGLGARPPRTTQGLQAQLAQAFFHNQPPSLRRTVEFVAERIGSNCVKHIKATLVADLVRQAESLLQEQLVTQGQEGGDPAQLLEILCSQLCPHGAQALTQGREFCQRKSPGAVRALLPEETPAAVLSSAENIAVGLATEKACAWLSANITALIRREVKAAVSRTLRAQGPEPAARGERRGCSRACEHHAPLPSHLISEIKDVLSLAVGPRDPDEGVSPEHLEQLLGQLGQTLRCRQFLCPPAEQHLAKCSVELASLLGMAPFYHITLLPDPPVLRVGYKQERKRSFLLLFLPGAGHVTPPPYLKAWLSSLPTVADQIPVLGPPAQHRLERGQARRLLLLLLSLWKDDFQVPVPLQLLLSPRNVGLLADTRPREWDLLLFLLRELVEKGLMGRMEIEACLGSLHEAQWPGDFSEELATLFRLFLAEPHVPEPQLRACELVQPNRGTVLAQS from the exons ATGCTCAGGAAGGAGCG CTCCAAGCAGCTGCGGCAGTCACCTACTCCTGTCTGCCCCGCCCTAGAATCAGGGTATCCTCACCCCAGCCGAACAGGAAACCTCACAGCTGAACCTGCTGACCCTGTCAGAGTGTCTTCCCGCCAGCGCCTGGAGCTGGTAGCCCTTGTCTACTCTTCATGCATTGCAG agaACCTGGTACCAAACCTCTTTCTGGAGCTTTTCTTCGTCCTTCAGCTCCTTACTGCCCGGAGGATGGTGGCTGCCAAAGACAGTGACCTTGAATCAAGTCCAGGAGCCGTAG GTTCCCTGGAAAGCCCGCTGTTCCAGAGTGTCCATGATTGTGTCTTCTTTGCAGTGCAGGTTTTGGAGCATCAGTTTCA TGTGCTTTCCCACCTGGACAAAGGGACCTTGAAGCTGTTGGCTGAGAATGAGCGGCTACTGTGCTTCTCACCAGCTCTGCAAGGACGCCTCCGAGCTGCCTATGAGGGCAGTGTTGCGAAG gtctccctggagatgccacctTCTGCTCAAGCTGTCTCCTTTCAGCCAGAAACTGACAACCGTGCCAACTTCTCCAGTGATCGAGCTTTTCATACTTTTAAGAAACAGAG GGATGTGTTTTATGAGGTGCTTCGAGAGTGGGAAGATCGCCATGAGGAGCCTGGCTGGGATTTTGAGAAGGGCTTGGGCAGCAGGATCAG AACCATGATGGGTCACCTCTCTGCAGCCGGCAGCCACAGCCATTTTGTTCGACTTTTCCAAAAACAACTTCTCCAG ATGTGTCAGAGTCCTGGTGGTGCTGGGGGCACTGTCTTGGGTGAGGCTCCAGGTGTGTTAAATATGCTTGGAGCTGACAAGCTGGGGCGGTTGCGGCGCCTACAGGAACGGCTTGTGGCCCCTCAGAGCAGTGgggggccctgcccacccccaacctTCCCAGGCTGTCAGGGCTTCTTCAGGGACTTCATCTTGAGTGCCAGCAG CTTCCAGTTTAATCAGCATCTCATGGATAGTCTGAGTTTGAAGATCCGGGAGCTCAACGGCCTGGCCCTGCCTCAGCCTGAGCCTAGTGATGAAGATGGGGAGTCAGACGTGGACTGGCAG GGTGAACGGAGGCAGTTTGCTATGGTGCTGCTCAGCTTGAGGCTTCTGGCTAAATTCCTGGGCTTTGTGGCTTTCCTGCCGTACCGGGGGCCTGAACCACTGCCGACACGTGAGCTCCAGGACTCTATTCTGGCCCTGAGGAGCCAG GTGCCCCCGGTCCTGGATGTGCGGGCTCTGCTGCAGCAGGGGCTGCGGGCCCGTCGAGCCGTGCTCACGGTGCCCTGGCTAGTGGAGTTCCTTTCCCTCGCTGACCACATTGTCCCCATGCTGGACTACTACCGCAGCATCTTCACCCTCCTGCTGCACCTGCATCG GAGCTTGGTCTTGTCAAAGGAAAGTGAAGGGGAGATGTGTTTCCTGAACAAGCTGCTGCTGCTTGCTGTCCTGGGCTGGCTTTTCCAG ATTCCCACAGTCCCTGAGGACCTGTTCTTTCTGGAAGAGGGTCAGTTGGATGCCTTTGAGGTGGATACAGTAGCTTCAGAGCATGGCTTG GACAGCATGCCTGTGGTGGACCAGCACCTGCTCTACACCTGCTGCCCCTATATTG GAGAGCTCCGCAAACTGCTCGCTTCATGGGTGTCAGGCAGCAGTGGGCGGAGTGGGGGCTTTGTGAGGAAAAtcactcccaccaccaccaccggcCTGGGAGCCCGGCCTCCACGGACCACCCAGGGGCTGCAG GCACAGCTGGCTCAAGCCTTTTTCCACAACCAGCCACCCTCCCTGCGCAGGACTGTGGAGTTTGTGGCGGAGAGAATTGGCTCTAACTGTGTCAAACATATCAA GGCCACGCTGGTGGCAGATCTGGTGCGCCAGGCAGAGTCACTTCTTCAAGAACAGCTGGTGACACAGGGACAGGAAGGGGGAGATCCAGCCCAGCTGTTGGAGATCTTGTGTTCCCAGCTGTGCCCCCACGGGGCCCAGGCACTGACCCAGGGGCGGGA GTTCTGCCAAAGGAAGAGCCCTGGTGCTGTGCGGGCATTGCTTCCCGAGGAGACCCCGGCAGCT GTTCTGAGCAGCGCAGAGAACATTGCTGTGGGGCTTGCAACAGAGAAAGCCTGTGCTTGGTTGTCAGCCAACATCACAG CGCTGATCAGGAGGGAGGTGAAAGCGGCCGTGAGTCGCACGCTTCGAGCCCAGGGTCCTGAGCCGGCTGCCCGGGGGGAGCGGAGGGGCTGCTCCCGTGCCTGTGAGCAccatgctcccctcccctcccacctcatcTCCGAGATAAAA gatGTGCTCTCCCTGGCCGTGGGGCCCCGGGACCCTGATGAGGGAGTTTCCCCAGAGCATCTGGAGCAGCTCCTAGGACAGCTGGGCCAGACGCTGCGGTGCCGCCAG TTCCTGTGCCCACCTGCTGAGCAGCATCTGGCAAAGTGCTCTGTGGAGTTAGCATCCCTGCTTGGTATGGCTCCTTTTTATCACATCACTTTGTTGCCAGATCCCCCAGTTCTCAGGGTTGGGTACAAGCAAGAGAGAAAACGGAGCTTTCTTCTGCTCTTCCTCCCAGGGGCTGGCCATGTGACGCCGCCTCCATATCTTAAAGCTTGGCTTTCCTCTCTTCCCACAGTTGCAGATCAGATTCCTGTCCTAGGGCCCCCGGCACAGCACCGGCTGGAGAGAGGGCAGGCTCGAAggctcctgctcctgctgcttTCCCTGTGGAAGGATGACTTTCAGGTGCCCGTtccactgcagctgctgctgaGCCCAAGGAACGTGGGGCTTCTGGCAGACACTCGGCCAAGGGAG TGGGACCTGCTGCTGTTCTTGCTCCGGGAGCTGGTAGAGAAAGGTCTCATGGGACGGATGGAGATAGAGGCCTGCCTGGGCAGCCTTCATGAGGCCCAGTGGCCAGGG GATTTCTCTGAAGAATTAGCAACACTGTTCAGACTGTTTCTAGCTGAGCCCCATGTGCCAGAACCACAGCTAAGAGCTTGTGAGCTGGTGCAGCCAAACCGGGGGACTGTGCTGGCCCAGAGCTAG